A region of Streptomyces sp. TG1A-60 DNA encodes the following proteins:
- a CDS encoding TIM-barrel domain-containing protein yields the protein MNGRDLVRWVKSVGSAGTAQGLRTVRAGWRRRRADAAGLPARGAERARVPGLVRDVERGPGGGVVRFSRSELRVTVDVNGAVFWGWDGAGPEPSYALAGRCPEPDPRAVLEPDKDGGWRVVAERVTVVVSRHGAVEVRTPGGVTLRRDLPPRWWEPVGGGEARWVQRSEVAADARFFGLGGRAAGPRLRGGTYRLWNTDPGRPFAPGDDPLYITMPVQLVVADAATHLVFHDTTWDGTVTLCEGEEGAGSGHDRAGTSELRMDGGPLRCWVMVGTPPRVLHAWAALTGAPALPPAWALGHHHARWGFGSEREVRRIVAGYREHGLPLDALHLDIDHYDAHRVFTVDAENFPKLPDLADELRRDGIRLVSIVDAAVEAAPGNAVYDSGTAEDVFVRDASGQVVEGLVWPGESVFPDFTRARARAWWGRLYGERLAQGFAGFWHDMNEPTSFTAFGENTLPRSVRHDLEGRGGDHREAHNVYALCMARAGYEGLRELAPEERPFVFSRSGWAGMQRYGGTWSGDVATGWPGLRASLSLVLGLGLCGVPYSGPDVGGFDGIPSPELYLRWFQLGAYLPLFRTHASLRAGRREPWEFGGEVVEHARVALVERRRLLPYFVTLAHLARRTGAPYVRPLWWGMPEDRALRDCEDAFLLGDCLLVAPVLDPGADRRAVRLPRGRWYDTVTGRAYEGPGQALLEAPVSRIPVLARAGAVLPVQGAEGGLELEVWAPARGRTGGGLVVPDAGDGWDEPEVERYTAHWEGRRVVVERDGDEGPVEPSYPVRVRGLDRE from the coding sequence ATGAACGGTCGTGACCTGGTGCGTTGGGTGAAGTCGGTCGGTTCCGCGGGGACGGCTCAGGGGCTGCGCACCGTGCGGGCCGGGTGGCGCAGGAGGCGTGCCGACGCCGCCGGGCTGCCGGCGCGGGGCGCCGAGCGGGCACGGGTGCCGGGGCTGGTGCGGGACGTGGAGCGGGGGCCCGGCGGCGGGGTCGTCCGGTTCAGCCGGTCCGAGCTGCGGGTGACCGTCGATGTGAACGGAGCCGTCTTCTGGGGCTGGGACGGGGCTGGGCCGGAGCCGTCGTACGCGCTCGCGGGCCGGTGCCCGGAACCGGATCCGCGGGCCGTCCTGGAGCCGGACAAGGACGGCGGCTGGCGGGTCGTGGCCGAGCGGGTGACGGTCGTCGTGTCGCGGCACGGAGCGGTCGAGGTGCGTACGCCCGGTGGGGTGACTCTGCGGCGTGATCTGCCGCCGCGGTGGTGGGAGCCGGTCGGCGGGGGCGAGGCGCGGTGGGTGCAGCGCTCCGAGGTGGCGGCCGACGCGCGGTTCTTCGGTCTGGGCGGGCGGGCGGCCGGGCCCCGGCTGCGTGGCGGAACGTATCGGCTGTGGAACACGGATCCCGGTCGTCCGTTCGCGCCCGGCGACGACCCGTTGTACATCACGATGCCGGTGCAGCTGGTGGTGGCGGACGCGGCCACGCATCTGGTGTTCCACGACACCACGTGGGACGGCACGGTGACGCTGTGCGAAGGCGAGGAGGGCGCGGGGTCGGGGCACGACCGGGCCGGGACGTCGGAACTGCGGATGGACGGAGGCCCGCTGCGCTGCTGGGTGATGGTGGGCACTCCCCCGCGCGTGCTGCACGCGTGGGCCGCGCTCACGGGGGCTCCGGCGCTACCGCCCGCGTGGGCGCTCGGGCATCATCACGCGAGGTGGGGCTTCGGCAGCGAGCGGGAGGTGCGGCGGATCGTCGCCGGCTACCGGGAGCACGGTCTGCCGCTCGACGCGCTCCACTTGGACATCGACCACTACGACGCCCATCGGGTGTTCACGGTCGACGCGGAGAACTTTCCGAAGCTCCCGGATCTCGCCGACGAGCTGCGCCGCGACGGGATCCGGCTGGTGTCGATCGTCGACGCGGCGGTCGAGGCGGCGCCGGGCAACGCGGTGTACGACAGCGGTACGGCCGAGGACGTGTTCGTGCGGGACGCCTCCGGGCAGGTCGTGGAGGGTCTGGTGTGGCCCGGGGAGTCGGTGTTTCCGGACTTCACGCGTGCGCGTGCGCGCGCGTGGTGGGGCCGTCTCTACGGGGAGCGTCTGGCGCAGGGGTTCGCCGGGTTCTGGCACGACATGAACGAGCCGACGTCGTTCACGGCGTTCGGGGAGAACACGCTGCCCCGGTCGGTGCGGCACGATCTGGAGGGCCGGGGCGGTGATCACCGCGAGGCGCACAACGTGTACGCGCTGTGCATGGCCCGCGCCGGGTACGAGGGACTGCGCGAGCTGGCGCCCGAGGAGCGGCCGTTCGTCTTCTCGCGGTCCGGGTGGGCGGGTATGCAGCGTTACGGGGGAACGTGGTCGGGGGACGTGGCGACGGGCTGGCCCGGGCTGCGGGCGTCGTTGTCGCTGGTGTTGGGGCTCGGGCTGTGCGGGGTGCCGTACTCGGGTCCGGACGTGGGCGGGTTCGACGGGATTCCGTCGCCGGAGCTGTATCTGCGGTGGTTCCAGCTGGGGGCGTATCTGCCGCTGTTCCGTACGCACGCGAGTCTGCGGGCGGGGCGGCGGGAGCCGTGGGAGTTCGGGGGCGAGGTCGTCGAACACGCGCGCGTGGCGCTCGTCGAGCGGCGACGGCTGCTGCCGTACTTCGTGACGTTGGCCCATCTGGCGCGCCGTACGGGAGCGCCCTATGTGCGTCCGCTGTGGTGGGGCATGCCCGAGGACCGGGCCCTGCGGGACTGCGAGGACGCTTTCCTGCTGGGTGACTGTCTGCTGGTGGCGCCGGTGCTGGACCCGGGCGCGGACCGTCGGGCGGTGCGGTTGCCGCGGGGCCGGTGGTACGACACGGTGACCGGGCGGGCGTACGAGGGGCCGGGACAGGCCCTGCTGGAGGCGCCTGTGTCACGTATCCCGGTACTCGCGCGCGCGGGTGCCGTGTTGCCGGTCCAGGGTGCCGAGGGCGGCCTGGAGCTGGAGGTGTGGGCACCCGCGCGCGGGCGGACGGGAGGCGGGCTCGTCGTGCCGGACGCGGGCGACGGCTGGGACGAGCCGGAGGTCGAGCGGTACACGGCGCACTGGGAGGGGCGGCGTGTGGTCGTGGAGCGGGACGGGGACGAGGGCCCGGTCGAGCCTTCGTATCCCGTGCGGGTGCGCGGGCTCGACCGGGAGTGA
- a CDS encoding acetoacetate--CoA ligase, giving the protein MTSANLTPLWQPDPERIARAQITAFQSWAAEHHGAPADGGYPALHRWSVDELATFWKAVTEWFDVRFSTPYARVLGDHAMPGAEWFPGATLNYAEHALRAADARADEPALLHVDETHEPHPVTWSELRRQVGSLASELRALGVRPGDRVSAYLPNIPQAVVALLATAAVGAVWTSCAPDFGARSVLDRFQQVEPVVLFTVDGYRYGGKEHDRRDTVAELRRELPTLRAVVHVPVLGTEAPEGALEWSALTCADVAPTFEQVPFDHPLWVLYSSGTTGLPKAIVQSQGGILVEHLKQLGLHCDLGPQDRFFWYTSTGWMMWNFLVSGLLTGTTVVLYDGSPGHPDTGAQWRVAERTGATLFGTSAAYVMACRKAGVHPGRDYDLSRVQCVGTTGSPLPPDGFRWLHDEVREDLWIASVSGGTDVCSCFAGAVPTLPVHIGELQAPGLGTDLQSWGPSGTPLIDEVGELVVTNPMPSMPVHFWNDPDGTRYHDSYFDTYPGVWRHGDWITVTSRGSVVIHGRSDSTLNRQGVRMGSADIYEAVERLPEIKESLVIGIEQPDGGYWMPLFVQLAPGVALDEALLNRVKQTIREQLSPRHVPDEVIEVPGVPHTLTGKRIEVPVKRLFQGTPLEKAVNPGSIDNLDLLRFYENLAGKRA; this is encoded by the coding sequence ATGACCTCAGCGAACCTCACGCCGCTCTGGCAGCCCGACCCAGAGCGCATCGCCCGCGCCCAGATCACCGCATTCCAGTCCTGGGCGGCCGAGCACCACGGAGCTCCGGCCGACGGCGGATACCCGGCCCTGCACCGCTGGTCCGTCGACGAGCTCGCGACGTTCTGGAAGGCCGTGACCGAGTGGTTCGACGTACGGTTCTCGACCCCTTACGCCCGCGTGCTCGGCGATCACGCGATGCCCGGCGCCGAGTGGTTTCCCGGAGCGACCCTCAACTACGCCGAACACGCCCTCCGCGCGGCAGACGCCCGCGCCGACGAACCCGCCCTGCTCCACGTCGACGAGACCCACGAACCCCACCCGGTGACCTGGTCCGAGCTGCGTCGCCAGGTCGGCTCCCTCGCCTCCGAACTCCGCGCCCTCGGCGTACGTCCGGGCGACCGCGTCAGCGCCTACCTCCCGAACATCCCCCAGGCCGTCGTCGCCCTCCTCGCCACCGCAGCCGTCGGCGCCGTCTGGACCTCCTGCGCCCCGGACTTCGGCGCCCGCAGCGTCCTCGACCGCTTCCAACAGGTCGAACCGGTCGTCCTGTTCACCGTCGACGGCTACCGCTACGGCGGCAAGGAGCACGACCGCCGCGACACCGTCGCCGAACTCCGCCGTGAACTGCCCACCCTGCGCGCCGTCGTACACGTCCCCGTCCTCGGCACCGAGGCTCCAGAGGGCGCCCTGGAGTGGTCGGCCCTGACCTGCGCAGACGTCGCGCCCACCTTCGAACAGGTCCCGTTCGACCACCCCCTGTGGGTGCTCTACTCCTCGGGCACGACCGGCCTGCCCAAGGCCATCGTGCAGTCCCAGGGCGGCATCCTGGTCGAACACCTCAAACAACTCGGCCTGCACTGCGACCTCGGCCCCCAGGACCGCTTCTTCTGGTACACCTCCACCGGCTGGATGATGTGGAACTTCCTCGTCTCCGGCCTCCTCACCGGCACCACCGTCGTCCTCTACGACGGCAGCCCCGGCCATCCCGACACCGGTGCCCAGTGGCGCGTCGCCGAACGCACCGGAGCGACCCTCTTCGGCACCTCCGCCGCCTACGTCATGGCCTGCCGCAAGGCCGGCGTCCACCCCGGCCGCGACTACGACCTCTCCCGCGTCCAGTGCGTCGGCACGACGGGCTCACCGCTCCCGCCCGACGGCTTCCGCTGGCTCCACGACGAGGTCCGCGAGGACCTCTGGATCGCCTCCGTCAGCGGCGGCACCGACGTGTGCTCCTGCTTCGCGGGGGCCGTCCCCACCCTCCCGGTCCACATCGGCGAACTCCAGGCCCCCGGCCTCGGCACCGACCTCCAGTCCTGGGGCCCCAGCGGCACACCGCTCATCGACGAGGTCGGCGAACTCGTCGTCACCAACCCCATGCCGTCCATGCCGGTCCACTTCTGGAACGACCCCGACGGCACCCGCTACCACGACAGCTACTTCGACACCTACCCCGGCGTATGGCGCCACGGGGACTGGATCACCGTCACCTCCCGGGGCTCCGTCGTGATCCACGGCCGCTCCGACTCCACGCTCAACCGCCAGGGCGTCCGCATGGGCTCGGCCGACATCTACGAAGCCGTCGAACGCCTCCCTGAGATCAAGGAATCCCTCGTCATCGGCATCGAACAGCCCGACGGCGGCTACTGGATGCCCCTCTTCGTCCAACTCGCCCCGGGAGTCGCCCTCGACGAGGCCCTCCTGAACCGCGTCAAACAGACCATCCGCGAACAGCTCTCACCACGCCACGTCCCCGATGAGGTCATCGAAGTCCCCGGGGTCCCGCACACCCTCACCGGCAAACGCATCGAGGTCCCTGTCAAACGCCTCTTCCAGGGCACCCCCTTGGAAAAAGCGGTCAACCCCGGCTCCATCGACAACCTCGACCTCCTGCGCTTCTACGAGAACCTGGCCGGTAAACGAGCCTGA
- the ptsP gene encoding phosphoenolpyruvate--protein phosphotransferase: METTLRGVGVSHGVAIGEVRHMGTAVLEPPAKQIPAEDAEREQGRARKAVDAVAADLMARGNLAGGEAQAVLEAQALMAQDPELMADVERRIAVGSTAERAVYDAFAAYRALLAGAGEYLAGRVADLDDVRNRIVARLLGVPMPGVPDSDEPYVLIARDLAPADTALLDPTLVLGFVTEEGGPTSHSAILARALGVPAVVALPGAGELVEGTVIAVDGSTGEIFVNPTAEKKAELEAAAAARKAALAASSGPGATSDGHKVPLLANVGGPADVPAAVEVGAEGVGLFRTEFLFLDDSKAAPSEEKQVEAYRKVLEAFPEGRVVVRVLDAGADKPLDFLTPADEPNPALGVRGLRTLLDHPEVLRTQLTALAKASEGLPVYLEVMAPMVADRTDAKAFADACREAGLRAEFGAMVEIPSAALRARSILQEVEFLSLGTNDLAQYTFAADRQVGAVSRLQDPWQPALLDLVALSAEAAKAEGKSCGVCGEAASDPLLACVLTGLGVTSLSMGAASIPYVRAALAKYTLAQCERAAAAARAADTAEEARGAAQAVLSGE; the protein is encoded by the coding sequence ATGGAGACAACGCTGCGAGGCGTCGGTGTGAGCCACGGTGTGGCGATCGGCGAGGTTCGGCACATGGGAACGGCGGTTCTGGAGCCGCCCGCCAAGCAGATCCCGGCGGAGGACGCGGAGCGCGAACAGGGGCGCGCCCGCAAGGCCGTGGACGCGGTGGCCGCCGATCTGATGGCACGCGGCAACCTGGCCGGGGGTGAGGCCCAGGCCGTGCTGGAGGCCCAGGCCCTCATGGCCCAGGACCCCGAGTTGATGGCGGACGTGGAGCGACGTATCGCCGTGGGGAGCACGGCGGAGCGTGCGGTCTACGACGCGTTCGCCGCGTACCGCGCTCTGCTGGCGGGGGCCGGCGAGTACCTCGCGGGCCGGGTGGCCGACCTCGACGACGTGCGGAATCGTATCGTCGCCCGGCTGCTCGGGGTTCCCATGCCGGGTGTGCCGGACAGTGACGAGCCGTACGTGCTCATCGCGCGTGACCTGGCGCCTGCGGACACGGCGCTGCTCGACCCGACGCTCGTCCTCGGATTTGTCACCGAGGAGGGTGGGCCGACCAGTCACAGCGCGATTCTGGCGCGGGCGCTCGGGGTGCCGGCCGTGGTCGCGCTGCCGGGGGCCGGGGAACTGGTTGAGGGCACGGTGATCGCCGTGGACGGCAGCACCGGTGAGATCTTCGTGAACCCGACGGCGGAGAAGAAGGCCGAGCTGGAGGCCGCCGCGGCGGCGCGCAAGGCAGCGCTGGCCGCGTCGAGCGGGCCGGGGGCGACCTCCGACGGGCACAAGGTGCCGCTGCTGGCCAACGTGGGTGGTCCCGCTGATGTGCCGGCGGCCGTGGAGGTCGGGGCCGAGGGTGTCGGTCTGTTCCGTACCGAGTTCCTCTTCCTGGACGACAGCAAGGCGGCGCCGTCGGAGGAGAAGCAGGTCGAGGCGTACCGGAAGGTGCTGGAGGCCTTCCCCGAGGGGCGTGTGGTCGTGCGAGTGCTTGACGCCGGCGCCGACAAGCCGCTGGATTTCCTGACGCCTGCCGATGAGCCGAACCCGGCGCTCGGTGTGCGCGGGCTGCGGACGCTGCTCGACCACCCCGAGGTGCTGCGGACGCAGCTGACGGCGCTAGCGAAGGCCTCCGAGGGTCTGCCGGTCTACCTTGAGGTCATGGCGCCGATGGTCGCGGACCGCACGGATGCCAAGGCGTTCGCCGACGCGTGCCGTGAGGCGGGGCTGCGGGCCGAGTTCGGCGCAATGGTGGAGATCCCGTCGGCGGCGCTGCGGGCACGGTCGATCCTGCAGGAGGTCGAGTTCCTGTCGCTGGGGACGAACGACCTCGCGCAGTACACGTTCGCGGCCGACCGGCAGGTGGGTGCGGTGTCCCGGCTGCAGGACCCGTGGCAGCCCGCGCTGCTCGACCTGGTCGCGCTGTCCGCCGAGGCGGCGAAGGCCGAGGGCAAGAGCTGTGGTGTGTGCGGTGAGGCGGCTTCGGACCCGCTGCTCGCGTGTGTGCTGACCGGTCTGGGTGTGACCTCCCTTTCCATGGGTGCGGCGTCGATACCGTATGTGCGGGCGGCTCTGGCGAAGTACACGCTGGCGCAGTGCGAGCGTGCCGCGGCTGCCGCGCGTGCGGCGGACACGGCCGAGGAGGCACGCGGCGCGGCGCAGGCGGTGCTGTCGGGCGAGTAG
- a CDS encoding PTS glucose transporter subunit IIA has protein sequence MTTVTSPLAGRAIGMAAVPDPVFSGAMVGPGTAIDPVREAGEAVAPVDGVIVSLHPHAFVVVDGEGHGVLTHLGIDTVQLNGDGFELLVSKGDTVRRGQAVVRWNPAAVEATGKSPVCPVVALEATADSLSGLREDGDVKAGDALFGWR, from the coding sequence ATGACCACCGTGACGTCCCCTCTTGCGGGACGGGCCATCGGAATGGCCGCCGTACCGGACCCGGTCTTCTCGGGCGCGATGGTCGGTCCCGGCACGGCGATCGACCCCGTGCGTGAGGCAGGGGAAGCTGTCGCCCCCGTGGACGGGGTCATCGTCTCTCTGCACCCGCACGCGTTCGTCGTGGTCGACGGTGAGGGGCACGGGGTACTGACGCATCTCGGTATCGACACCGTGCAGCTCAACGGCGACGGCTTCGAGCTGCTCGTCAGCAAGGGCGACACCGTACGGCGCGGGCAGGCCGTGGTGCGCTGGAACCCCGCAGCCGTCGAGGCCACGGGCAAGTCCCCGGTCTGCCCCGTCGTGGCACTGGAGGCCACAGCCGATTCGCTCTCCGGTCTCCGCGAGGACGGCGATGTGAAGGCGGGCGACGCGCTCTTCGGTTGGCGGTGA